Below is a genomic region from Catenuloplanes atrovinosus.
AGGGTGCGGACGTCATCCTGCCGGTCGCCGGCGGCGCCGGCCTGGGCACCGCGGCCGCGGCCAAGGAGTCGAACGGCAAGTACAGCGTGATCTGGGTCGACTCGGACGGCTGCGCGGTCGCCGCGCAGTACTGCTCCGCGTTCCTGAGCACGGTCGTGAAGAGCGTCGAGGGCGGCGTCAAGGAGGCCGCGCTGAAGGGCGCGAAGGGCGAGAAGCTCGACGCGGCCGCCGGCTACAAGGGCACGCTGGAGAACGGCGGCGTGTCGCTGGGCGCGTACCACGAGTTCGACAGCAAGGTCCCGGCCGAGCTGAAGTCCGAGATCGAGCAGCTGAAGGCGGACATCATCGCCGGCACGATCAAGGTCGAGTCGGCGGCCGCGCCGAAGTGATGATCTGATAACCCCGCACCATCCGGCCGCCGCGCGGACACCCGCGCGGCGGCCGGCCCGGATGTGCCCCCGGCGGGGCCGCCGGCCACCCGCGTGCGGCGGGTGACCCGCAGCATCGCCGGCCGAACACCGCCTCACCCCCACGGCGGCCGTGCGCCGCCCGAGGCACCGGATCCAGGAGGTCCGCCCTGAAACTTGAACTGCGTGGCATCACCAAGCGGTTCGGTGACCTGGTCGCCAACGACCACATCGACCTGACGGTGGAGCCGGGAGAGATCCACGCCCTGCTGGGCGAGAACGGCGCGGGCAAGTCGACGCTGATGAACGTGCTCTACGGGCTGCTGCAGCCGGACGAGGGCGAGATCGTCGTCGACGGGAAGCCCGTGCAGATCAAGGGACCGCGGGACGCGATCGCGGCCGGCATCGGCATGGTGCACCAGCACTTCATGCTGGTCCCGGTCTTCGACGTGGCGGAGAACGTGATGCTCGGCGCCGAGCAGGTCAAGGGCGGCCGGCTGGGCTGGCTGGACCGCCGCCGGGCGCGCAAGGAGATCAAGGAGGTCTCCGAGCGGTACGGCCTGCGCGTCGACCCGGACGCGCTGGTCGAGAACCTGCCGGTCGGCGTGCAGCAGCGCGTCGAGATCATCAAGGCGCTGACCCGCAACGTCGACCTGCTGATCCTGGACGAGCCGACCGCCGTGCTCACGCCGCAGGAGACCGAGGAACTCCTCGCGGTGATGCGCACGCTCAAGGAGTCCGGCAAGTCGATCGTCTTCATCACCCACAAGCTCCAGGAGGTGAAGGCGATCGCCGACCGGATCACCGTGATCCGGCGCGGCCGGACGGTCGGCACCGCCTCCCCGGAGGCGAGCAAGGACGAGTTGGCCGCGCTGATGGTCGGCCGCGACGTCGTGCTGGAGGTGCGCAAGCAGCCGGCGACGCCGGGCGACGCGGTGCTGGAGGTGTCCGGGCTGACGGTCCGCGACGACCGGGGCACCGTGCAGGTCGCCGGCGTGGACCTGACCGTGCGGGCCGGCGAGGTGCTGGGCATCGCGGGCGTGCAGGGCAACGGCCAGACCGAGCTGATCGAGGCCATCATGGGCCTGCGCGAGATCGAGGCGGGCACGGTCGCGCTGGCCGGTGCGCCGCTGGCCGGTCGGTCCACCAAGCAGGTGCTCCGGGCCGGCGTCGGCTACGTGCCGGAGGACCGCAGCGTGGACGGCGTGGTCAAGGAGTTCAGCGTCGCGGAGAACCTGGTGCTGGACCTCTACGACGTGGAGCCGTACGCGAGGGGCATGGTGCTGCGGCCGGACCGGATCGCGGCCAACGCCACCGAGCGGATCGAGCGGTTCGACGTGCGCACGCCGTCCGCGGAGGCGCCGGTCGGCACGCTCTCCGGCGGCAACCAGCAGAAGGTGATCGTGGCGCGGGAGATGTCCCGGCCGCTGAAGCTGCTCGTCGCCTGCCAGCCGACCCGCGGCGTGGACGTCGGGTCGATCGAGTTCATCCACGCGCAGATCGTGCACGAGCGGGACATCGGCACCGGCGTGCTGCTGGTCTCCAGCGAACTGGACGAGGTCATCGGGCTCGCGGACCGGATCGCGGTCATGTACCGCGGACGAATCCTGGCGATCGTCGGCCCGGACACCCCCGTAGAGAAGATCGGCCTGCTGATGGCCGGCGTCACGGACGAGCCCGTTGAGGATGCGGAATGAGCGTGCTTGCGAGCGAATCATCGGCTCAGCGCCGACCACGCTGGAATCGGAACGTCGCAGGGAGCCCGGCATGAGCACTGAGGCCCCTGAAAAGCCGCGGGAGAGGTCGGCGGCGAGCGTCGTCCAGGCGATCTGGTCGGCGAACACGGTCACGGTGACCGTGCTGGCGATCGTGGCGGCGCTGCTGATCGGCGCCGTGCTGATCATCGTGTCGGATCCGGACGTGCTGGCCACCTACGGCTACTTCACGGCGCGGCCGTCGGACGCGCTGACCGGCAGCTGGGAACTGGTCAGCGAGGCGTACGCGAACCTGTTCAAGGGTGCCATCTTCGACCCGGAGGCGGCGTCGGTCACGGCCGCGTTCCGGCCGATCTCGGAGACGCTCACCTACGCGGCGCCGATCGTGTTCACCGGGCTCGCGGTCACGCTGGCGTTCCGTGGCGGCCTGTTCAACATCGGCGCGCAGGGCCAGGCCGTGATGGGCACGATCCTGGCCGCGCTGGCCGGCTTCCTGATCCCGCTGCCGATCGGCGTGCACCTGGTGGTGGCGCTGGTCGCGGGCGCGGCCGGCGGCGCCTTCTGGGGCTTCCTCCCCGGCATCCTGAAGGCCCGGTTCGGCGCGCACGAGGTGATCACCTCGATCATGCTCAACTACATCGCCGGGCTGTTCCTGGGCTGGATCATCATGCAGGCCGGCGTGCACGACCCGAACCGGCAGGACGCGATCAGCAAGCCGGTGGACGCCTCCGCGCAGCTCCCGACGCTGCTCGGCGACCAGCGCGTGCACCTCGGCATCGTGCTGGCCGCGCTCGCCACCTGGGGCGTGTCCTGGCTGCTCAACCGGTCCACGTTCGGCTTCGAACTGCGCGCGGTCGGCGCCAACCCGGACGCGGCGCGGACCGCCGGGATCAGCGTGACCGGTACGTACACGATGCTGATGGTGGTCTCCGGCGGCCTGGCCGGACTGGGCGGCGCCACGCAGCTGCTGGGCACCAGCTACTCGCTGAACCCGCTGGTGGCCGGCAACATCGGCTTCGACGGGCTGCTGGTCGCGCTGCTCGGGCGTGGCAAGCCGTGGGGGGTGCTGTGGGCCGCGATCCTGTTCGGCGCGCTGCGCGCCGGCGGCAACCGGATGCAGTCGTACGCCAGCGTGTCGCTGGAACTGGTCACCGTGCTGCAGGCGCTCATCGTCATCTTCATCGCGGCGCCCGCCCTGGTGAAGGCCATCTTCCGGCTCCGGGCCGCGCGCGCGGCCCGGCTGTCGACCAGCATCGCGAAGGGTTGGTGACCATGTCCACGACCCTTCTCACGGTGGACGATCTGGCGCCCGCGAAGTTCTGGACGCGCCAGCGCCGCAGCGGGGCCGTGCTGGCCGGCGTGGGCCTGGTGGCCGCGGTGGTGTTCGCGCTGCTGGCCGAGTCCGCGCCGGCCCGGTTCACGCTCAGCGAGGACGCCGAGGGCGCCGCGCTCAGCATCGACGGCAAGGTCGGGGCGGCGCTGTTCGGCGTGATCACGGTCGTCGCGGGCGGGGCCCTGCTGGCCGGGGTGGCGCGGCGCTGGTTCAACGTGCTGCTCGCGGCCGGCGTGCTCGGCTTCGTGCTGTCGTTCCTCTGCTGGCAGGTGGCCGGCAGCTTCATGCCGCTGGTCGGCACCGCGAGCGGCTCGCTGGACCTGGCCGTGCCGCTGATCCTGGGCGCGCTCTGCGGCGTGCTCTGCGAGCGCACCGGCGTGGTGAACATCGGCATCGAGGGTCAGCTGCTGATGGGCGCGTTCGGCGCGGCGCTGGTCGGCACCATGACGGCGAGCGTCTGGCTGGGCGTGGTCGGCGCGATCGCCGGCAGCGTGCTCATCGCGGCGCTGCTGGCCGTGCTGGCGATCCGCTTCCTGGTGGACCAGGTGGTGATCGGCACGGTGCTGAACCTGCTGGCGCTGGGCGTCACCGGCTTCCTCTACGAGCGGCTGATGCAGACCGACGCGGCGTCGTTCAACACGCCGCCGCACATGGAGAACCTGCGCATCCCGGTGCTGGCGGACATCCCGCTGGTCGGTCCGGTGCTGTTCGACACCAGCCCGCTGGTCTACCTCGCGCTGATCCTGGTCGCGGTGATCCACTTCGGTCTCGGCCGCACCCGGTGGGGCCTGCGCACCCGCGCGGTCGGCGAGCACCCGACCGCGGCGGACACGGTGGGCATCCGGGTGCGCGGCACGCGGTACCTCAACGTGCTGCTCGGCGGCGTGGTGGCCGGGCTGGGCGGCGCGTTCTTCACGCTGGTGTCGACCGGCGCGTTCGGCAAGAACATGACCGCGGGCGCCGGCTTCATCGCGCTCGCGGCGCTGATCTTCGGCGGGTTCCGGCCGGTGGGTGCGCTCTTCGCGGCGCTGTTCTTCGGCTTCGCGAACACGCTGGCGATCTACCTGAGCGCGATCGGCAGCCCGGTGCCGAGCCAGTTCCTGAACATGCTGCCGTACATCGCGACGATCGTCGCGGTGGCCGGCCTGGTCGGCCGCGTGCGCGCTCCCGCCGCGGACGGCAAGCCCTACGTCACGAGCTAGCGTTGCGGGTTCCCCGGGCGTCCATGGGTATGGACGCCCGGGGACCGTGCGCATACGTCAGGATTGAGGGCGTGACTATGGAGATCAACTGGCCCGAGCTGCGTGCCGCCGCCGTCGAGGTGATGCAGCGGGCGTACGCGCCCTACTCGCGCTTCCCGGTCGGCGCGGCCGCGCTGGTGGACGACGGCCGGGTGATCGTCGGCTGCAACGTGGAGAACGCGGGGTACGGCGTGGCGCTCTGCGCGGAGTGCGGCGTGGTCTCCCAGCTGCACGCCGGCGGCGGCGGGCGGATCGTGGCGCTCTCCTGCGTGGACGCGACCGGCCAGCCGATCATGCCGTGCGGCCGGTGCCGCCAGCTGCTGTGGGAGAACGGCGGGCCGAACTGCCTGGTCGAGGCATACCCGCGGCCGCTGACCATGGACGAGCTGATGCCGCACGGCTTCGGCCCGGCGGATCTGGCCGTGGTGACCAGCTCGCCGGCCCCGAGCGTGCCGGTGCGGCTGTCGAAGTGGATCGGGCAGGGCACCGTCTTCGTCCACCCGGAGCTGGACGGCGGCAAGCAGGTGTGGACCGGCTACTGGGACCGCTCCAGCGGCGCCGAGGAGTCCGAGCGCGCCGGAATCCTGGAGGAGGGCCCGATCTGGCGGGACACCGAGGAGGGTGTCCGGTGGGGCCGGGCGCGGACGCCGCGGGTGATCGTGGTGGACGCGGAGGGCGCGATGTCGTGGGCGGGCGAGGGTGACCCGCCGGCGGCGTTCAACGAGGGGATTCCGGCATGAGCGAGCTTGCGAGCGAATCATTGGCTCAGCGCCGACCACACGGATACGCCAGCGGTAAGGATGATCCGGCATGAGCGAGCTTGCGAGCGAATCATCGGCTCAGCGCCGACCGTACGGATACCGCACCCGGAAGGACGGTTCGGCATGAGCATCACGGCGATCGAGGTCATCCGGGCCAAGCGGGACGGTGGCGTGCTGAGTGACGCGCAGATCGACTGGGTGATCGACGCGTACACCCGGGGCGTGGTCGCGGACGAGCAGATGTCCGCACTGGCCATGGCGATCCTGCTGCGTGGCATGACCGGGGCGGAGATCGCGCGCTGGACCGCCGCGATGATCGCCAGCGGCGAGCGGCTGGACCTGAGCGCGGCCGGCCGGCCGACCGCGGACAAGCACTCCACCGGTGGCGTCGGCGACAAGATCACGTTGCCGCTCACGCCGCTGGTGGCCGCGTGCGGCGTGGCGGTGCCGCAGCTGTCCGGCCGGGGTCTCGGCCACACCGGCGGCACGCTGGACAAGCTGGAGTCGATCCCGGGCTGGCGGGCCCGGCTGAGCAACGAGGAGTTCCGCACCCAGCTGCGCGACGTGGGCGCGGTGATCTGCGCGGCCGGCGACGGGCTGGCGCCGGCGGACCGCAAGCTCTACGCGTTGCGCGATGTGACCGGCACGGTGGAGGCGATCCCGCTGATCGCGAGTTCCATCATGAGCAAGAAGATCGCCGAGGGCACCGGCGCGCTGGTGCTGGACGTGAAGGTCGGCTCCGGCGCGTTCATGAAGAACCTGGACGACGCGCGCGAGCTGGCCCGCACCATGGTGGAGCTCGGCGGCGCGCACGGCGTGAACACGGTGGCGGTGCTGACCGACATGTCGGTGCCGCTCGGCCTGGCGGTCGGCAACGCGGTCGAGGTCGAGGAGTCGGTCGAGGTGCTGGCCGGCGGCGGACCGGCGGACGTGGTGGAGCTGACGCTGATCCTGGCCCGGGAGATGCTGGCGGCGGCCGGCCGCACCGACGTGGATCCGGCGGACGCGCTGGCCGGGGGCCGGGCGATGGACCGCTGGCGGGAGATGATCCGCGCGCAGGGCGGCGACCCGGACGCGCCGCTGCCGGTGGCGCCGGAGATCGAGACGCTGACCGCCGACGCGGACGGGTACGTGACCGCGATGGACGCGTACGACATCGGGGTGGCCGCCTGGCGGCTCGGCGCGGGCCGGGCGCGCAAGGAGGACGCGGTCAGCGCGGGCGCCGGGATCGTGCTGAAGGTGAAGCCCGGCGACCCGGTGCGGCGCGGCCAGCCGCTGCTGGAGCTGCGCGCCGACGACCCGGCGCGGATCGAGTCGGCCCGCGAACTGGCGCGCGGTGCGATTGCCATCGCCGGCCGGCCGGCGGAGCGCTCGCCGCTCATCATTGAGCGGATTGGACTCCCCATGGTGCGGACGTCGCTGACCAGCTAAGGTTTCCGGCCGAGAGCATTGGGGTGCTGTGTCGACAGTCCCGGCGATGTGTACCGCGGGTGGGGGAGCGCCGGTGGGGTCGCCGGGCAGGACGCGATGGGGAAGGATGCTGTGGTCCTAGCCGTTCCCGACCCCCAGGCGGTACGCGCGGCCAGTCTCGAGGAGCTGCGCCGGCTGCGGTTGCCGTTGCCGCCGGACGGGTTTCCGTTGGTGTGGGAGCCTGGCGACGAGGTGGAGCTGCGCCCCACCGATCAGGTGGAGGCCCGCGCCGCCATCCTGCACGTCGTGCTGGCCCGCTGTTTCGGGATGCCGCCGGACGCCGCGATGAGCTGGCTGCTCGGGTCGCATCTGGTGGAGAGCGTCACCGGCCCGGAGTGGCAGTTCGTGATGGGTGGGCGCGGCGACCACCGGTCGTTCGTGCTGCACCACGACGCGGTCTTCGCGCTGGCCTGGGTGTTGGGCCTGACCAAGCACCTGGACCCGATGGAGCCGCCGGACGGGCGCCTGATGGGCCTGTTGCCGAACCTCGCGGCCGGGGAGACGTACCGGCAGTGGCGGTCCCGCACGCTGGTCGCGCCGCGGGACGCGGTGGAGGCCGCGGCCCTGCTCGACCTCTACTACTGCCTGGACTACGCGTACCTGGAGGCGGAGCGGCTCGGGCTGCCGTCGCCCGGCGCGATCGACGCGAACGCGATCGGGCAGCGGCGCTGGGCGCTGGAATGGGCGATCGTGTTCCGCGGGCCGTACCACGAGCCGCCGGTCGGCTGGGAGGAGATCGACCTGTCAGTCTGACGGCCGCCACGTGCCGATGCGCACCGCCGCGGTCACGGTCGCGGGACCGGTCGCGCCGGCGTGCGCATGCCACGCGCTGGGCCCCATGCCGACCACGGCGGCGACCTCGGCCGCGGTCAGCGTGAGCGTCCGCCGGTGCGTGCCCGCGGCCGTCTCGGTGAAGTGGCCGCCCAGGCCGCGGGCGATCTTCTCCGGCTTGTCCGGGTCCACGCGGAGCAGGCCCAGCGCGTCGACCAGCTCGCCCAGGTGGTCCGGCTCCGGCGTGACCACCAGCAGCCGCCCGTCCGGCCTCAGCACCCGCCGGAACTCCGCGCCGTTGCGCGGCGCGAACACGTTCAGCACCAGGCCGGCCGCGCCGTCCGCCAGCGGCAGCCGCTGCCAGGTGTCGGCCAGCGCGGCCGGGACCCGCCGGGCCGCGCGCCGCAGCGCCGGCTTGGACACGTCGAGCGCCAGGCCCGCGACCCCCGGCAGGCACGCCAGCACGCCGGCCAGGTGCCGGCCGGTCCCGGCGCCGGCGTCCACCACCAGACCCGCACCGGGGTACGCCGTGCGCGCGGCCTCGGCGAGCGCGTCCACCACGAAGTCGTAGTGGCCCGCGCCGAGGAACTCCTCGCGCGCCGCCACCATCTCCGCGGTGTCCCCCGAATGGGGAGTGCGGCCGGTGGCGAGGTTCACGTACCCCTGCCGCGCCACGTCGAAGGCGTGCCCGGCCGGGCAGCGCAGCGCGTTCCCGCCCAGCGTGAGCGGGGTGCCGGAGCCGCGGGCGGCGCAGACCGGACAGCGCAGCGCGGCGATCACGGAGGCGTTCAATACCGGGCTTTTTCCTCTCGGACACGTGCGACGGCCCCGCCGGGCACTAATGTCTCTCCATGGTCGCAATCCCGTATGACGAGATCGTCAAAGCTCCCAAGGCCCTGCTCCACGACCACCTCGACGGGGGTCTGCGGCCCGCAACGATAGTCGAACTGGCCGACGCCATCGGCCACCCGCTCCCGGAGACCGACCCGGGCGCGCTCGGCGAATGGTTCGTCACCGCGGCGAACTCGGGCTCGCTGGAGCGCTACCTGGAGACGTTCGCCCACACGGTCGCCGTGATGCAGACCGAGGAGGGCCTGCACCGGGTGGCCAAGGAGTGCGCGCTCGACCTGGCGGCCGACGGCGTGGTCTACGCCGAGGTGCGCTACGCGCCGGAGCAGCACCTGGAGCGTGGGCTGACGCTGGACGCCGTGGTCGAGGCCGTGCTGGCCGGGTTCCGGGACGGCGCGGCGGAGGCGGCCGCGGCCGGCCGTACGATCCGGATCGGCACGCTGGTCACCGCGATGCGGCACGCCGCGCGCTCGCAGGAGATCGCGGAGCTGGCGGTTCGGCACCGGGACGCGGGCGTGGTCGGGTTCGACATCGCGGGCGCGGAGGCGGGCTTCCCGCCCACCCGGCACCTGGACGCGTTCGAGTACCTGCAGCGCGAGAACTTCCACTTCACGATCCACGCGGGCGAGGCGTTCGGCCTGCCGTCGATCTGGCAGGCGATCCAGTGGTGCGGCGCGGACCGGCTCGGTCACGGCGTGCGGATCGTCGACGACATCACCGGCGGGAGCGAGCCCGTGCTGGGCCGGCTCGCGTCGTACGTGCGGGACAAGCGGATCCCGCTGGAGCTATGCCCGTCGTCGAACGTGCAGACCGGCGCCGCGCCCTCGATCGCGGAACACCCGATCGGGGTGCTTCGGGATCTGCGTTTCCGGGTCACGGTCAACACGGACAACCGGCTGATGAGCGGGACGTCCATGTCGCGCGAGATGGCGCTGCTCTCCGAGGCGTTCGGGTACGGCTGGGCGGAGATGCAGTGGTTCACGATCAACGCCATGAAGAGCGCGTTCGTGCCGTTCGACGAGCGCCTTTCGATCATCAATGAAGTGATCAAGCCGGCCTACTCAAAGTTGATCTCCGAGCAGCCGCTGTAAAAGATCGGTTACGACTTTCTTTCCGGTTCCTTAGCTCATCGCGCCGTCACGTGGTCGCGGGCTCGCCGTGCGTCCCGGTGGTCTCCGGGGCGCCGGCCATCGCCCGCACCTCCCGCACGATCCGCCCGGCGCTCGCGGCCCGGCAGCCGAGCGCCACCTGACGGCGGAGCACCACCGGCTCC
It encodes:
- a CDS encoding ABC transporter ATP-binding protein; the encoded protein is MDLTVEPGEIHALLGENGAGKSTLMNVLYGLLQPDEGEIVVDGKPVQIKGPRDAIAAGIGMVHQHFMLVPVFDVAENVMLGAEQVKGGRLGWLDRRRARKEIKEVSERYGLRVDPDALVENLPVGVQQRVEIIKALTRNVDLLILDEPTAVLTPQETEELLAVMRTLKESGKSIVFITHKLQEVKAIADRITVIRRGRTVGTASPEASKDELAALMVGRDVVLEVRKQPATPGDAVLEVSGLTVRDDRGTVQVAGVDLTVRAGEVLGIAGVQGNGQTELIEAIMGLREIEAGTVALAGAPLAGRSTKQVLRAGVGYVPEDRSVDGVVKEFSVAENLVLDLYDVEPYARGMVLRPDRIAANATERIERFDVRTPSAEAPVGTLSGGNQQKVIVAREMSRPLKLLVACQPTRGVDVGSIEFIHAQIVHERDIGTGVLLVSSELDEVIGLADRIAVMYRGRILAIVGPDTPVEKIGLLMAGVTDEPVEDAE
- a CDS encoding ABC transporter permease; amino-acid sequence: MSTEAPEKPRERSAASVVQAIWSANTVTVTVLAIVAALLIGAVLIIVSDPDVLATYGYFTARPSDALTGSWELVSEAYANLFKGAIFDPEAASVTAAFRPISETLTYAAPIVFTGLAVTLAFRGGLFNIGAQGQAVMGTILAALAGFLIPLPIGVHLVVALVAGAAGGAFWGFLPGILKARFGAHEVITSIMLNYIAGLFLGWIIMQAGVHDPNRQDAISKPVDASAQLPTLLGDQRVHLGIVLAALATWGVSWLLNRSTFGFELRAVGANPDAARTAGISVTGTYTMLMVVSGGLAGLGGATQLLGTSYSLNPLVAGNIGFDGLLVALLGRGKPWGVLWAAILFGALRAGGNRMQSYASVSLELVTVLQALIVIFIAAPALVKAIFRLRAARAARLSTSIAKGW
- a CDS encoding ABC transporter permease, which produces MSTTLLTVDDLAPAKFWTRQRRSGAVLAGVGLVAAVVFALLAESAPARFTLSEDAEGAALSIDGKVGAALFGVITVVAGGALLAGVARRWFNVLLAAGVLGFVLSFLCWQVAGSFMPLVGTASGSLDLAVPLILGALCGVLCERTGVVNIGIEGQLLMGAFGAALVGTMTASVWLGVVGAIAGSVLIAALLAVLAIRFLVDQVVIGTVLNLLALGVTGFLYERLMQTDAASFNTPPHMENLRIPVLADIPLVGPVLFDTSPLVYLALILVAVIHFGLGRTRWGLRTRAVGEHPTAADTVGIRVRGTRYLNVLLGGVVAGLGGAFFTLVSTGAFGKNMTAGAGFIALAALIFGGFRPVGALFAALFFGFANTLAIYLSAIGSPVPSQFLNMLPYIATIVAVAGLVGRVRAPAADGKPYVTS
- a CDS encoding cytidine deaminase; amino-acid sequence: MEINWPELRAAAVEVMQRAYAPYSRFPVGAAALVDDGRVIVGCNVENAGYGVALCAECGVVSQLHAGGGGRIVALSCVDATGQPIMPCGRCRQLLWENGGPNCLVEAYPRPLTMDELMPHGFGPADLAVVTSSPAPSVPVRLSKWIGQGTVFVHPELDGGKQVWTGYWDRSSGAEESERAGILEEGPIWRDTEEGVRWGRARTPRVIVVDAEGAMSWAGEGDPPAAFNEGIPA
- a CDS encoding thymidine phosphorylase; translation: MSITAIEVIRAKRDGGVLSDAQIDWVIDAYTRGVVADEQMSALAMAILLRGMTGAEIARWTAAMIASGERLDLSAAGRPTADKHSTGGVGDKITLPLTPLVAACGVAVPQLSGRGLGHTGGTLDKLESIPGWRARLSNEEFRTQLRDVGAVICAAGDGLAPADRKLYALRDVTGTVEAIPLIASSIMSKKIAEGTGALVLDVKVGSGAFMKNLDDARELARTMVELGGAHGVNTVAVLTDMSVPLGLAVGNAVEVEESVEVLAGGGPADVVELTLILAREMLAAAGRTDVDPADALAGGRAMDRWREMIRAQGGDPDAPLPVAPEIETLTADADGYVTAMDAYDIGVAAWRLGAGRARKEDAVSAGAGIVLKVKPGDPVRRGQPLLELRADDPARIESARELARGAIAIAGRPAERSPLIIERIGLPMVRTSLTS
- a CDS encoding DUF4272 domain-containing protein; its protein translation is MGKDAVVLAVPDPQAVRAASLEELRRLRLPLPPDGFPLVWEPGDEVELRPTDQVEARAAILHVVLARCFGMPPDAAMSWLLGSHLVESVTGPEWQFVMGGRGDHRSFVLHHDAVFALAWVLGLTKHLDPMEPPDGRLMGLLPNLAAGETYRQWRSRTLVAPRDAVEAAALLDLYYCLDYAYLEAERLGLPSPGAIDANAIGQRRWALEWAIVFRGPYHEPPVGWEEIDLSV
- a CDS encoding putative RNA methyltransferase, which translates into the protein MNASVIAALRCPVCAARGSGTPLTLGGNALRCPAGHAFDVARQGYVNLATGRTPHSGDTAEMVAAREEFLGAGHYDFVVDALAEAARTAYPGAGLVVDAGAGTGRHLAGVLACLPGVAGLALDVSKPALRRAARRVPAALADTWQRLPLADGAAGLVLNVFAPRNGAEFRRVLRPDGRLLVVTPEPDHLGELVDALGLLRVDPDKPEKIARGLGGHFTETAAGTHRRTLTLTAAEVAAVVGMGPSAWHAHAGATGPATVTAAVRIGTWRPSD
- a CDS encoding adenosine deaminase, with the translated sequence MVAIPYDEIVKAPKALLHDHLDGGLRPATIVELADAIGHPLPETDPGALGEWFVTAANSGSLERYLETFAHTVAVMQTEEGLHRVAKECALDLAADGVVYAEVRYAPEQHLERGLTLDAVVEAVLAGFRDGAAEAAAAGRTIRIGTLVTAMRHAARSQEIAELAVRHRDAGVVGFDIAGAEAGFPPTRHLDAFEYLQRENFHFTIHAGEAFGLPSIWQAIQWCGADRLGHGVRIVDDITGGSEPVLGRLASYVRDKRIPLELCPSSNVQTGAAPSIAEHPIGVLRDLRFRVTVNTDNRLMSGTSMSREMALLSEAFGYGWAEMQWFTINAMKSAFVPFDERLSIINEVIKPAYSKLISEQPL